In Aspergillus flavus chromosome 3, complete sequence, one genomic interval encodes:
- a CDS encoding GPI-anchored cell wall organization protein-domain-containing protein translates to MFIKYALPALAAAQAVFAASDKCGSGDTIKIENQSDADGYSSCSTLKGDVEISGTYSGDLQLNGVKQISGGLSCDGASNMTGLSASSLNSIGDTFKLTGLTTLTTLSFAALTKVGSIEFTALPQLQSLDFTKGVTEAGSVVITNTGLSSLNGISLETVGGFDITENTNLKTVNVNNLKNATALINFAGNMDGLEIEFPNLGTGQNMTFRNVSSVSVPSLEKLKGQLGFWGNKFQSFSAPNLTETSDLIFNDNSKLSNISMPVLKTVNGGFQIARSDKLNVIDFPKLETVTGAIDFSGEFNEAHLDSLKLVRGDFNMQSTGNISCTTFDNMAKNREVIKGTETCKTTSNPETRDGKSGSTTSTGKASATSTGAASALDVSSMPAMGLAAVFGALVQYAL, encoded by the exons ATGTTCATTAAATACGCTCTTCCCGCCCTGGCCGCGGCTCAGGCCGTCTTTGCTGCTAGTGATA AGTGCGGCTCGGGTGACACCATCAAGATCGAGAACCAGAGCGATGCCGACGGCTACTCCAGCTGCAGCACCCTTAAGGGTGATGTTGAGATCTCCGGAACCTACTCTGGCGATCTCCAACTCAATGGAGTTAAGCAGATCTCCGGTGGACTGAGCTGCGATGGTGCTTCCAACATGACCGGcctctctgcttcttcgttGAACTCCATCGGCGACACCTTCAAGCTGACCGGTCTTACCACTCTTACTACCCTCAGCTTCGCCGCGCTCACCAAGGTTGGTTCTATCGAATTTACTGCTCTGCCTCAGCTCCAGAGCCTGGATTTCACCAAGGGTGTTACGGAAGCTGGTAGTGTTGTCATTACCAACACTGGTTTGAGCAGCCTCAACGGTATCTCTCTTGAGACCGTGGGTGGCTTCGATATTACCGAGAACACCAACTTGAAGACCGTCAACGTCAACAACCTGAAGAACGCTACTGCCCTCATCAACTTTGCCGGTAACATGGACGGTCTTGAGATCGAATTCCCCAACCTTGGCACAGGTCAGAACATGACCTTCCGTAACGTCAGCTCGGTTTCCGTTCCCTctctggagaagctcaagggtCAGCTCGGCTTCTGGGGTAACAAGTTCCAGTCGTTCAGCGCTCCCAACCTTACCGAGACCAGCGACTTGATCTTCAACGATAACAGCAAGCTCAGCAACATCAGCATGCCTGTGCTCAAGACTGTCAACGGTGGCTTCCAGATTGCCCGCAGTGACAAGCTTAACGTTATCGACTTCCCCAAGCTGGAGACCGTCACAGGTGCTATTGATTTCAGCGGTGAATTCAACGA GGCCCACCTTGACTCTCTTAAGTTGGTTAGGGGTGACTTCAACATGCAGAGCACTGGTAACATCAGCTGCACTACCTTTGACAACATGGCAAAGAACCGCGAGGTCATCAAGGGTACGGAGACCTGCAAGACTACCTCGAACCCGGAGACCCGTGATGGCAAGTCTGGCTCTACCACTTCCACTGGCAAGGCTTCTGCCACCTCTACCGGcgctgcttctgctcttgATGTTTCCTCGATGCCTGCTATGGGCTTGGCCGCTGTCTTCGGTGCCCTGGTCCAGTATGCTCTGTAA